TCCAGTtgttggaaaaacaacattttcatctGAATAAGgcttattcatatttttaaaaaggtcatAACTGAATACTAATGTTATATATGGTAGATTAATTATGTAAATGTGCATGTatgtaaagaaaatgacatattttcagATGTAAGTTACTGTATGTGTAGATACATTCTTGAATATAGCACATTAAGGTAAAATAACCAGATTTGACTGTGTCTATACAGATTATATAATGTATAGAATTtatgaaaaatgcatttaagtgccagagaaagagagagaaataccTGTTGGACAGAGTTTTGTCCTGCATTCAGTGTTTGTCctgcaagaggaaaagaaaaagtgaacgCGTGTCTTCATAATTCAACCACAGAATcgttcaaattaaaaaaactacagtggaatgaaagtgtttttgggttttttcatCACCTACCGCTGACATGacagtgtgtcacacacacagaggctgcgAACAGCACAGACACGACAAACATGTTTCTACTTCAGAAAATGGAGGATAATATAATGCTGTCTTTAAGGCTGCATTAATGTTTTATGACCCTTGTAACGAGTAATTATGAACCTTATCTTTGACCTTTGTAGCGTAAAGCCAGCGTGTTCTGAACAATAACATAGATCTGTTTAATAAGCGGGCACTAAAAGGTTAAAACGCCCATAAATGTTTAGTGTAATAAaggttatttatttcataatgttgtgtgtgtgagtttgtgttgtcTCCCTGCCAACAaaagaacaagaaaataaaaaaacaaagaaataaaacactaatGGCATTATCAGTTATTggctaaattattattttgcaccattctctttttttaatggtttatttttagctgATACATTTTCAATGTaagtagggttagggttagattcCATTCTACCACTATGTTACtttaagacaaataaaatgtctaaattgaagtgaaaagaaatttgcatttgttttatcAAAGTAATGATCAGTTTTCTCACATtgttgtaaaacaaataaaacaaaataatggaTTTAATCCCAAAAATAAATTGAATAGACATGCAGAAAATCACGTTCTAAAATCTTTTAATTTTGAGTaaattaaaaattcaaataaaaataaaattagcaAGAAAACCATGTCATGGTCATAGAGGTTGACcccaggtgtgtgttttttagtaaaattattatttttattatatattattatataattcaCAATAATCTGCGAGACTCAACttaaatgtaatgatttttttaattaacgtCAACATTTTGTGATAAAAATGAATCTGaagagtttaaaaatgtgtaacttTGGTGAATTAAGGAGGCGCTGGGTCGTGTGACGTCATGCCGGGGTCACGGGGCTTGACCGCAGGTTgacctcaggtgtgtgtgtgtgtgtgtgggttttttttttcaggtgtcTTCTCCTGCTAAAGGTAAACAAATGGACTCGGCGGCGGTTTGCGGTAAAAACATGAGAAATGTGGTCGAACGGCGCGAACTGAAGCGAGTAAAATGCCCGGAAACAAGAGGAGATTTAATGTCCGATTCCCTCCGGTGAGTTTTAAACCCGTTTCCCTCTGGATTAAACctgttttttaaacttaacGCGCTCCACTCACGAGGAGCTACGTGCTAACGTTAGCGTGGAGCGGCTGCTGCGTTCAGGGACGGTGGGAAGCCTCGCAGCCACCGTAGCTAAAACAGTTATTAAATCGGGAATTACAAGTTAAAGTCTGTAAAGtctaaattaatttgttttgaATTGTATGAATTCAATTGATGAATCTGttggttattttcttgatgaatccAGTAatcgtttagtccataaaatgtctgatgttgatgagtgtttaccaaacctggaaatgatgatgttctcaaatgtcttgttttgtccacaaaccaaaatggtttagtttaaattatttcctttgttatacagagcaaataaaccagaaaatattcacatttaagaagctaaagtGTTATGTTCGATTCTATGAAATTATCttaaatatgaacagttcatTTTCATACCTCCTTTCTCTCCAAACACTTCAGATAAGTTTCACACTCATTTGGTCTAATAGTGTGTTAATAGGTTGTTTTATATGTTTACTCACAGAGTCGAATCAAGAAGATCATGCAGAAGGACACCGAGGTCGGGAGGATCGCGATGGCGGTTCCTGTGATCATCTGTATCCTGTCACACATGAGCaacatttttaatcttttatccattaactttatttgtgattaaTAGCTTTATGATTGATTAACTGTGTATGTGATTAGTTGTATCTGTATAAGTTTAGTGCCTTCTCACTGATTTTGTTGCAACATATTTTCTTATATTATATGGCGGCTCACTCCCTAAACTTTTTCTTATGAAACACAAGGCATGCTGGGAGTTGTGGTCCCCTTggtgtgttttatattatatttaaaaacaagtcactGAAACTCAAGTAACTTATTGGTTATTAAGACGCTAAAATTCTCCACTGGAGCTTAAACTAATGTTTTCTCTGCTCCAGGTTTTGCAGTAAGAACCTACGttagtaaacaaaacaacaataatcgATAATtctgagaggaaaagaaaaacaagtgataCAGACTGTGATGCTGGGAGGAAACAATCAGCAGCAGACTGAGACCAGAGTGTGTagagagtgttgttgttgttgttgtgtagcaGTGACGTCCTGAACCACAGAGAGCAGCCCGGGCCTTGGAAATGTTCCTGAAGTCTCTGTTGACTAAAACCTGCGTGATAACTCAGTCCAAGCTCAGCACCGTCATGTCTGTCGCTCACATGTGAGTAAACCTGACGATTCCTCAGTCTGAAGATTTGTTGTAAATCAAAGTCAGAGATTCTCCTTTTCACACATGATACAAGTCGTAGTTTCAGTGACTCGGAGAGGTTTTTCCTCTCActcctttttttgtatttggaGCCAAAGAAAAAGACTGCTTATATGCTGATGAACAGAGTAATgtcgcttttccattatacagttctagctcaaCTAGAGGCCTTAGGCGTGaagtctgacacaagaatcaaagccaacaatacgttaaaaatccctgaaaacatgcgttaatcacTAGCTAATGCAACTAGAGGCCTTAGGCGTTaagtctgacacaagaatcaaagccaacaatacGTTAAAAAtacctgaaaacatgcgttaatcacTAGCTAATGTAAAAGTGGTGACAAAGTACACTCTACTTCTGTTTTGAGCCAAGTCTCAATAATAAAAACGTTGAAGATTTGCATGTGAACTGAACGTTTGTTGTGCAGGAAACAGTGCATCGAGTCAGAGAAGCTCTTCTACTTCCTGAAAGAGCTGACTGAGCGATCGACGACTACGGCAGCCCAGAGGGACAACAGAGGCATGAGTATGTGGCCGCTGTACAGGTAGACTCCAGCGCTCTTCCGCACCTgtaaccagtgtgtgtgtgtgaggattatattcatttttgatttattcaaTGTTATTGTAAAGACGTAGAAACGGCAACGTCTTCACACCGTTTGTTTAACGATGATGTGACTCAGCGAACACTCACACACGAAAAGGAATCTGGTTTTTCAAAAAGAAAGATTTGAAATGATGAATCCATTATttgaatgtttgatttttttttctttaaaggacCAAACAATATGAAGTTTCAGTTAAAAAAGCCACTGATGTGGATGAAAAGAAGCCGGCACCGAGGATGAGCCTCGACTCAGTCGACCACGACTCCAGCTCCAGCGTATGTTCCTGAAAACAGTCTTTGTAGCTTAGCTAACATGCTAGGTAGCTAATTATCATTCTTTCTTAACAGCTTAGCTAACTTTCTAGGTAGGTTCTTTCTTTCGTAGTAGCTAATCTAACTTGTTAGGTAGCCAATGTCGATCCATTTTAGTAGCTTTGCTAATATGCTAGGTAGTTTCCATCTTTTTTTCAGATGTCAGATAGGTTGCTAatttctatctttctttcttagGTTAGCCAACTTTCTAGGTAGCTTATTTTTTCATAGAAGCTAATCAACCTCGCTAGGTAGCTCCTATCTTTTTAAGTAGCTTGGAAAACATGCTAGGTTGTTTATATAtagcttttttttattggtggGTTAGCTAACTTTCTAGGTTGCCTCTTTCATTCTTAGTAGCTAACCAACCTTGCTAGGTAGCTTCTATCTATCTTTCTCAGTAGCTTTGCCAGAAATGCTAGGTCATGCTGGGTAGcttctatctttctttcttagTAGCTTTGCCAACATACTAGACAGTGTCTGTCCGTCTTGTCAGTCAGTCAagacattttcaaatcacaagGAGCTTTGTTTCCGGTTTCGCAGTCTGGGTCTTTGTGGTGACCTCTACAGGCTGAAATGTTTATTACACTCCAGATAAGTGAGACTttaaaaaaccctcaaactatGTTCCCTTTTCCTCCTAGCATCAAAGAAAGACAATCATGTTTCTGTttacattattgttgttattaattgattcacttcctgttcctcctcCAGGAGTCGGAGCTCTACTCTGTTTATGAAACCAgaggaaaaaacactgaatttacagccatttcatctgttttttgtttgaacatttcttttcatttgagcTGCTCAGTGATATTTACTATGACGTAGTTCGACGTTTGCCtgatgaaattgtttttttggatAAACTTGAGATTTTTCTGTTCGATAAAAAAGACGACCTGGCTTTTTGTTTTGGGTCCCTTTTACTATTCTTATGTTTCAGGgttgtgaaaagaaaatgtattgaTTGTATTTTTGTACCATAGAAAGTTAATCGTTTTTGTTAGTGAAGCAGATGttttgttcacttttttttgatCGTTAGTTTTAGACTCTGCATCGTCTTCGTCTGACTTTTATTTGGtcacaaacaaaagtgaaacTTGCAGTAAAACCAAACTAAGTGCTTATTTTTCCTGagcagaaaacttttttttttaaagcacttgtaaattaaatgtttaaaggcagaaaacattttgagtatgaactgtgaaaataaataacctaaataataaataagctcATTTCAACTGGTTTGGGTTTCATaaatttaattaagatttaaagataaaactcacaaaaaaaacagatacagGAGTTGGTTTATTCCAATAAACTTATCAAGTTTTTTTACAGTATGATGGGATGAAATGAGAGGAATAAATAGACGCAGTTTTGttctaaaagcttttttttttttttaagtgaaaattTACAATCATGTCTCTGTTGTTGCTACGCAAGATACCTGCTTTAAGAACTTTTAACAGTTTTTCTTATGATCCAACActgaaaaaacatttgctgGAAAGTGGAGCTGCTctgatcacacacactgacattagGACTGAAAATGTGTATGAATCCGGTGTAAAAGTACAGTACTGCTGAGCGAGAAGTGACGAGTAAAGGTTTAAATTCAGTGGCTGCTGTTACTTCTGTCTGGATCATGCATCTGTGCTGAAAAGCATCTTAACTgcagtttttttaaagcaacatgACTGCTCAAATTAAAGAaaagcaacatgttttttttttttttaaatctcgaAGTgaactacatttttatttagaagTCGAGGCCAATTTGTGTTAGTGGTTTGATaaattcttctttgttttattgattccATTTCTCATCGCAAAGGCACAGTCCATTTACTCTCCTAGGACTGAAATACTGAAAGGACAAACAAGATGTAGATTTAAATACGttcagaaaattaaaaacatttacaccCAGACAGGTTGCTTTCGCTGCTTTCTTAAACTCGTGCTTTGACTTAAAAACCCGACGTCTTGTGCCCGAGACGTTATAGGACAAGATtttgtaaccccccccccccaaaaggAAAAGAACAGCGTGAACAGTTTGCCGTCTTCAGTAGAGCCGCGATCCGAAACCAAATGTCTGTTTAATCGCTTCAAAGTAGTATCTCTTCCATCCCTCTCTCGTCCGCTCCTCCTCGCTTTCGGGAACACCCGCCAACTCCAGCCTCAGCTCGGTCTCGCTGCTCCGATCCAAGAAGACCATCGTGATTCTCGCGTAATGTTCTGTacgacagaaaaacaaaacacgctTGTTGTCCCACGGAATCGACTGGGACATTCgaatttgtttttccctttagCTTCCATGACCAACGCTATTTCAAATCCCACtggtgcttttccatgatacagttctagcactactcggctcgactctCCTGTTTGtatcaatcaaataaaaatattaagaCTATAAAAAGCAGAAACATACCACTGGGCCAGTTGTTATATCTCCACTTCATAACTATCTTCTCATCAGGAAtctggaggcaaaaaaaaatatttaagtgggtaaaaaaaaaatccacacattTACGTCATTAAAAAATATGCGACAGTGTtgatatacacatttaaatgttgaacATAAATATTATTTCCAGGATTCTAAAGTTTAAACGTTGGTCTCACCAACTCCGTGAATACACCCAAAACGTTTCCGTCTAAAAGACGGAACCTTCCTCCTTTGTCTGCGTCCACCGAGGCTGAAGCTCGCGTGAACGCCTGCACCATctgcacacaaaccacacagaaCCAGAACTCCGTTAACCTTTCACACTTTGTGATCCGCGACCCGCTGCATGTTCAGTGACGGTGAAGAAAAACGTGAGCCAAGGCGACTCTGGCGCAGAGCACGCGACGCTCACCTCCTGGTTGAGGAAAACTCTGTAGAGATCGGCCGGTGAGGTGAGGAAAGTCTCTCTCAGGCTCAGCTTGCAGGTCGGGATCTTGACGCCGGTGTTGACCGGAGCGGTCGAACTTCCTGGCGCAGAAATCTATTCAAACACAACCAGAACCACAGCCTGGTAAGAGAGGAGCTAACAGAGCTGGTGCCAATACTGGTAGGAGTCTTCTAACtccagtaggtggcgctgtatcgcCTCATAAGCtgagtgcgtattgaatcagtttccagttgacctttacgtcacacaaaaacagaacgGTGAGGTGGAGCGTGCTGTGGTtctatgtttcgtacctgctgtgcATGCTAATCGTTATTCAAATTATTGTTTCGTCGCCTCCTTCTACTTCAGGATCAAAGACcgtggaggacattttggtgcgtgTGCAGAACGcaaagtctgactccagtccgactaagcatatacacacacacacacacaggagtaatcagactatgaatcacattacgcaggtatgttagtccgactaagactagctcaattgTAGTCTGACTTTCCTGCAACAGAACATTTCACATACATGAAAACAAGAAAGTTTAAACAGATTTCTTTTGTTGCGTCTCAGAAAGAACTGGACTAACGTGATTTGGTAGCAGACTAAATTTGTAATATAGTCTGACCTCTCTCATAGTACGACATAGGAGGGACAAACATTATTGGACAATGACGTGACTGCCATGCTTTCATGTTGGTAATTTGATATCTGGAAAGACCAACATAtgaacatgtatatatgtatggaGGGTTTAACAGTGAGCTTTTGAATTTGATGTTTCAGCAGCACTGACCTGAGTTTTATCCAGCTTGGCTTTGGACTGTGACGTGGACTGAATCGTGGCCATACCGTTGGCTGTCGGCAGGATCATTCCCTGTGTGAACTCtgcaaaaaatataataataaatgactgCACAACCTTAGTGGCCATGGGTTTTTTTGTTAACGTTATCTTAAATATTTAAGTAGTTAGAGTTAGACACAGCACATCTAGAAAATACATGACCAGCAGCTGATGGCGTTGACAGTATTTTAAGAGTTTAGTTTTGACCCTGattgaattttaaaaaaggtAGGGAAAAAAACCCTCCCTTACCTGTTTTTAAATACCCCACGTAACTGTCCAGGGCTATGCGAACTTTGTCAGCTCCTTTAGTTTTCATCAGGTTGAGCAGCGGCGTCTCAGGCTCATCTTTGTTCAACGATACAGAAACCTAGACCAAGATCGACAGGACAAGCGTCACCAAATTTACTTGAAATTAGCAGGTTTACCCGGGATTTGTTTATCCCGAGTATAGtcttttaaactatgaagctgtgatacatttgtgccatttcagaGACATAATCAGGGTTCCTGCACCATGGCTGACATGATTCAgagactttccaggaccaattctcccaaattcaaggaccgaacgTGCTGACAGTTTAAGATGCGGAGGTAAAAAGCATCTTCATCCATgggattttattgattttccgcacgctctgcatctggatacgtgattgtccttgggatcctTGTCAAAGTCATGCTTTGTCATTGTCTTTGGGGAGACGTAAATCTgagaattttcatttcccaggcatcacttCATTTGCTCGCTCTTGTTTAATGTTACTGACACATagagagaaggccctgctggccctgacaatatcaaaaaagtattttttttttattattattattattattattatttattttttaataatcaaataaatgtgtgtctgaacgtgtctgaattcaattactttttcagtatgttatgattatatttccagaaagaatatggtaattttttgtgaagctgagctggattttccgggatgtcattaaacgcatcatagctccgtggacctgctctagtaatattgctggcctttcgttgaagctgccatttcctatttggttataactttgactgacgtgtgtcgtcagccaaggAGGAAGGAgtaagacctacaccgaagaggtacatcatttacggtagttcAAGTGTTAatgatacatttaaaacattttttagaagtcTGGAGGACTTCTGGAAGGACAAAACTTGTGAAATTGCGGTGGCTGATTGACATAAcagaagatgtggtggtaatgatgcagtagcctatagatgcgcagtggtgtgcgtgtgcgctatggttgttgcagatcaactgtcacATGAATATAGTcagtgtttgtgcgtgttttttgtttttttctgaaggccccgactgaaaccccacggtacacTACTGCTCACACGTCGTTCTGtgtggaatctcacgtcaacggcagagagcgagagagacagtgtccacaacaccactAATAattgctgattaaacacattcctacTAATTAAACACCTTTACTGAGTGAAACTCACATCAAGGTCTTCCATGTCATTTTCATCAGACAGATTTGGAACTTCAAGTGTTCCTGTGTATTTGATTCCTGATTTTGAAGTTCCTGgatataaaaaagaagaaagaaagaaaaaacgtCAGTACAGACTCAAagacatgtttatttaatttaaaactgaCTGCGACAACATGGTTTTGATCagctgctctctccctctcctctgcacGCTACTCAAGAATGTGAACGAGAAAAAGGGAGACAAACAGCTGCAAGTAACGaggtcagtttcctgtttgtttcGTTCATATTTGATCAGCGAGGTTGCCGTTACTGTGAGGTAAAGAGTCGTGTACTCACCAGTCCAAGTGGCTTTCAGGGTCCACTCATAGAAAAAAATAAGCTTCCCTTTGCGGTTGTTGATGGAGGCCTCTCCTTCCACCTTGCTCACTTCCGTCACCTCACAAGTGCCCTGTTCGTTCTCCACACTCAGTCCCACCAGCAGAAATTTCAATTTGTCTGAGGACCAGTTTGTCGCATCTCGTTCGGTCCTGCGGAGAACAAAGTGATGAGAAAACAGACGCATACAGgtaaatgacatatttttataAACTTCTTTAAGGCGGACACAAATGTGGCCATGGATTAAGAGTCAGTTAGGGACGGGCAGTCCGAGTTCAGGACGACCTATGACCTACGTACTaaaaatggaacgcaccatacTTGCAACAGAAACTCTGTACATAGATCCTAGTTtacaatattattaatgttcTGCTCATGATCATATTTAAGCAATTTTACCCCGTGGATCATTAAAGTATTTCTGAAGTATCAACCCACCAAAACAGTTTAATCCGTTCATGGCTGGCtcaaccgttttttttttcctttttttttcatttattctatagtattttgttgtggtttttactACTAAAAACATGGATATTCTATACTGTCAGTAATGGGTGTCCCTATATATTCTGTACATTATCCATGCTTCTACCATAGCACACACTTCTACCGAGCACAAATAATGTCATTACAGgtaataatgttgcattgttcCTTAGTAGGAGACAATTAACATTGTATTTTCATGCTGCTACAGTATAATATTCACCAGTAAAACAGTTATAATAATGGTTTCATAATTGTTATTAACACA
This genomic interval from Solea solea chromosome 18, fSolSol10.1, whole genome shotgun sequence contains the following:
- the ahsa1b gene encoding activator of 90 kDa heat shock protein ATPase homolog 1b; protein product: MAKWGEGDPRWIVEERADATNVNNWHWTERDATNWSSDKLKFLLVGLSVENEQGTCEVTEVSKVEGEASINNRKGKLIFFYEWTLKATWTGTSKSGIKYTGTLEVPNLSDENDMEDLDVSVSLNKDEPETPLLNLMKTKGADKVRIALDSYVGYLKTEFTQGMILPTANGMATIQSTSQSKAKLDKTQISAPGSSTAPVNTGVKIPTCKLSLRETFLTSPADLYRVFLNQEMVQAFTRASASVDADKGGRFRLLDGNVLGVFTELIPDEKIVMKWRYNNWPSEHYARITMVFLDRSSETELRLELAGVPESEEERTREGWKRYYFEAIKQTFGFGSRLY
- the LOC131445339 gene encoding uncharacterized protein LOC131445339, which translates into the protein MPGNKRRFNVRFPPSRIKKIMQKDTEVGRIAMAVPVIISRALEMFLKSLLTKTCVITQSKLSTVMSVAHMKQCIESEKLFYFLKELTERSTTTAAQRDNRGMSMWPLYRTKQYEVSVKKATDVDEKKPAPRMSLDSVDHDSSSSESELYSVYETRGKNTEFTAISSVFCLNISFHLSCSVIFTMT